A genomic region of Chelonia mydas isolate rCheMyd1 chromosome 9, rCheMyd1.pri.v2, whole genome shotgun sequence contains the following coding sequences:
- the TFRC gene encoding transferrin receptor protein 1 isoform X1 has translation MDHARSAISNLFGGGPLSYTRFSLARQMDGDSRVEMKLAEEEEVGENGMTDHVHSRVAKPRNSGRNLWCKVAAGGLLFLIGFLIGYLSYRGRMQATSTCSDGSNACGNPAITPSPEYNNEYMEEPKTESVLYWKDLKMMLSNKLRAVNFNNASSRMLTSYEAGSETDESLAINLHGQLTDFKLDKVWNDEHYVTLQVQGSSPNKVTIESSTETATELPITDGYVAYSARATATGKLVYANYGRAEDFQELNKMDTPVNGCVVLVRAGKISFAEKVANAEGLNAVGVLIYPDPADYKLPDNEVLFGHAHLGTGDPFTPGFPSFNHTQFPPAKSSGLPGIPVQTISSATAGNLFRKMNGEVPSEKWRGSLSDYKMRSQNTKVTLEVNNQMVQRKIHNIFGVIQGFDEPDQYVVIGAQRDSWGPGAAKAGVGTVMLLELARAISSMVKTGGYKPRRSIVFASWSAGEFGAVGVTEWLEGYSATLHTKAFAYINLDAAVLGSRNFRVSASPMLYKIVEQTMMEVKYPENRSLYDYIGSDWTKKVVPFRMDNAAFPFLAYAGIPAISFSFYDDEEGYPYMGTKQDSWSRLASSVTQLDKLLQTATEVAGQMAIKMTYDHQFYLDYEQYNQELLNFIMKISPYKQEIKGMNLTLQWLYSARGDFSRATAALTRDFKNTDLNNKLLCRLVNDRIMKVEYHFLSPYVSPKDTPLRHIFFGSGSHTLSALLDHLSLRKTNPSAFNPDLFKNQLALATWTIQSAANALSGDIWNIDNEF, from the exons ATGGATCATGCTCGATCAGCAATCTCCAACTTG TTTGGAGGTGGGCCGCTGTCATACACCCGTTTCAGTCTGGCTCGTCAAATGGATGGAGACAGTCGTGTGGAAATGAAACTGGCAGAAGAGGAGGAAGTTGGAGAAAATGGAATGACTGACCATGTTCATAGCCGTGTAGCAAAACCCAGAAATAGTGGGAGAAACCTCTGGTGCAAGGTTGCTGCAGGAGGCCTCCTCTTCTTAATTG GGTTTCTGATTGGCTACTTGAGTTACCGTGGGAGAATGCAGGCAACTAGCACTTGTTCAGATGGAAGTAATGCATGTGGAAACCCTGCCATTACACCTTCCCCAGAATATAACAATGAGTACATGGAAGAGCCTAAAACTGAATCTGTCCTTTACTGGAAGGATCTCAAAATGATGCTGTCAAACAAGCTGAGAGCTGTAAACTTTAACAATGCCAG TTCCAGGATGCTGACATCTTATGAAGCTGGCTCTGAAACAGATGAAAGTCTTGCTATCAATCTTCATGGTCAGTTAACTGATTTCAAACTGGATAAAGTTTGGAATGATGAGCACTACGTTACACTGCAGGTCCAGGGCAG CTCACCAAATAAAGTGACTATTGAGTCTTCAACTGAAACGGCAACAGAACTGCCAATTACTGATGGGTATGTGGCGTACAGTGCAAGGGCAACAGCAACA GGTAAACTAGTCTATGCTAACTATGGCCGGGCAGAGGACTTTCAGGAACTAAATAAGATGGATACCCCTGTAAATGGATGTGTGGTCcttgtcagagctgggaaaattTCTTTTGCTGAGAAG GTTGCTAATGCCGAAGGCTTGAATGCAGTAGGTGTCTTGATATACCCTGATCCTGCTGATTACAAACTCCCTGATAATGAGGTTCTCTTTGGACAT GCTCATCTAGGAACAGGTGACCCTTTCACCCCTGGCTTCCCTTCATTCAACCACACTCAGTTCCCACCAGCTAAATCTTCTGGACTCCCAGGCATTCCTGTCCAAACAATCTCTAGTGCTACTGCAGGAAATTTGTTCAG GAAAATGAATGGAGAAGTCCCCTCTGAAAAGTGGAGAGGTAGCCTCTCAGATTACAAAATGAGGTCACAGAACACCAAAGTGACACTTGAAGTAAACAATCAAATGGTACAGAGAAAAATTCATAACATCTTTGGCGTTATCCAGGGTTTTGATGAACCAG ATCAGTATGTTGTGATTGGAGCCCAACGAGATTCCTGGGGTCCTGGAGCAGCAAAGGCTGGTGTGGGAACAGTCATGCTGCTGGAGCTTGCCCGTGCAATTTCTTCCATGGTAAAAACAG gTGGCTATAAGCCCAGAAGAAGCATTGTCTTTGCCAGTTGGAGTGCAGGAGAATTTGGAGCTGTTGGTGTCACTGAGTGGTTGGAG GGTTATTCTGCCACACTGCACACCAAAGCCTTTGCATACATCAACCTGGATGCTGCAGTTTTAG GTTCAAGAAACTTCAGGGTTTCTGCCAGCCCAATGCTGTACAAAATAGTGGAGCAGACTATGATGGAG GTGAAGTATCCAGAAAATAGAAGTCTGTATGACTACATTGGTTCTGACTGGACCAAAAAAGT TGTTCCCTTTCGTATGGATAATGCAGCTTTCCCTTTTCTAGCATATGCAGGAATCCCAGccatttcattcagtttctatGAT GATGAGGAAGGATATCCTTACATGGGCACCAAGCAGGACAGTTGGAGCAGACTTGCCTCATCTGTAACTCAGCTGGACAAGTTGCTTCAGACCGCTACAGAAGTGGCTGGCCAGATGGCTATTAAGATGACATATGATCACCAATTTTACCTGGACTATGAGCAATACAACCAGGAATTGCTCAACTTCATAATGAAGATTAGCCCATATAAACAAGAGATAAAA GGAATGAATCTGACCCTTCAGTGGCTGTATTCTGCCCGTGGTGACTTCAGTCGAGCTACAGCTGCGCTGACAAGAGACTTCAAAAACACTGACCTTAACAACAAGCTCCTCTGCCGCTTGGTGAATGACCGCATCATGAAA GTGGAGTACCACTTCCTTTCTCCATATGTGTCTCCAAAGGATACTCCTCTACGTCATATCTTCTTTGGCTCTGGTTCCCACACTCTGTCAGCTTTGCTGGATCACTTGAGCCTCCGGAAGACCAACCCAAGTGCCTTTAACCCAGACCTGTTCAAGAATCAACTGGCTCTGGCAACCTGGACTATTCAGAGTGCTGCTAATGCCTTATCTGGTGACATTTGGAACATAGACAATGAGTTTTAA
- the TFRC gene encoding transferrin receptor protein 1 isoform X2, which translates to MDHARSAISNLFGGGPLSYTRFSLARQMDGDSRVEMKLAEEEEVGENGMTDHVHSRVAKPRNSGRNLWCKVAAGGLLFLIGFLIGYLSYRGRMQATSTCSDGSNACGNPAITPSPEYNNEYMEEPKTESVLYWKDLKMMLSNKLRAVNFNNARMLTSYEAGSETDESLAINLHGQLTDFKLDKVWNDEHYVTLQVQGSSPNKVTIESSTETATELPITDGYVAYSARATATGKLVYANYGRAEDFQELNKMDTPVNGCVVLVRAGKISFAEKVANAEGLNAVGVLIYPDPADYKLPDNEVLFGHAHLGTGDPFTPGFPSFNHTQFPPAKSSGLPGIPVQTISSATAGNLFRKMNGEVPSEKWRGSLSDYKMRSQNTKVTLEVNNQMVQRKIHNIFGVIQGFDEPDQYVVIGAQRDSWGPGAAKAGVGTVMLLELARAISSMVKTGGYKPRRSIVFASWSAGEFGAVGVTEWLEGYSATLHTKAFAYINLDAAVLGSRNFRVSASPMLYKIVEQTMMEVKYPENRSLYDYIGSDWTKKVVPFRMDNAAFPFLAYAGIPAISFSFYDDEEGYPYMGTKQDSWSRLASSVTQLDKLLQTATEVAGQMAIKMTYDHQFYLDYEQYNQELLNFIMKISPYKQEIKGMNLTLQWLYSARGDFSRATAALTRDFKNTDLNNKLLCRLVNDRIMKVEYHFLSPYVSPKDTPLRHIFFGSGSHTLSALLDHLSLRKTNPSAFNPDLFKNQLALATWTIQSAANALSGDIWNIDNEF; encoded by the exons ATGGATCATGCTCGATCAGCAATCTCCAACTTG TTTGGAGGTGGGCCGCTGTCATACACCCGTTTCAGTCTGGCTCGTCAAATGGATGGAGACAGTCGTGTGGAAATGAAACTGGCAGAAGAGGAGGAAGTTGGAGAAAATGGAATGACTGACCATGTTCATAGCCGTGTAGCAAAACCCAGAAATAGTGGGAGAAACCTCTGGTGCAAGGTTGCTGCAGGAGGCCTCCTCTTCTTAATTG GGTTTCTGATTGGCTACTTGAGTTACCGTGGGAGAATGCAGGCAACTAGCACTTGTTCAGATGGAAGTAATGCATGTGGAAACCCTGCCATTACACCTTCCCCAGAATATAACAATGAGTACATGGAAGAGCCTAAAACTGAATCTGTCCTTTACTGGAAGGATCTCAAAATGATGCTGTCAAACAAGCTGAGAGCTGTAAACTTTAACAATGCCAG GATGCTGACATCTTATGAAGCTGGCTCTGAAACAGATGAAAGTCTTGCTATCAATCTTCATGGTCAGTTAACTGATTTCAAACTGGATAAAGTTTGGAATGATGAGCACTACGTTACACTGCAGGTCCAGGGCAG CTCACCAAATAAAGTGACTATTGAGTCTTCAACTGAAACGGCAACAGAACTGCCAATTACTGATGGGTATGTGGCGTACAGTGCAAGGGCAACAGCAACA GGTAAACTAGTCTATGCTAACTATGGCCGGGCAGAGGACTTTCAGGAACTAAATAAGATGGATACCCCTGTAAATGGATGTGTGGTCcttgtcagagctgggaaaattTCTTTTGCTGAGAAG GTTGCTAATGCCGAAGGCTTGAATGCAGTAGGTGTCTTGATATACCCTGATCCTGCTGATTACAAACTCCCTGATAATGAGGTTCTCTTTGGACAT GCTCATCTAGGAACAGGTGACCCTTTCACCCCTGGCTTCCCTTCATTCAACCACACTCAGTTCCCACCAGCTAAATCTTCTGGACTCCCAGGCATTCCTGTCCAAACAATCTCTAGTGCTACTGCAGGAAATTTGTTCAG GAAAATGAATGGAGAAGTCCCCTCTGAAAAGTGGAGAGGTAGCCTCTCAGATTACAAAATGAGGTCACAGAACACCAAAGTGACACTTGAAGTAAACAATCAAATGGTACAGAGAAAAATTCATAACATCTTTGGCGTTATCCAGGGTTTTGATGAACCAG ATCAGTATGTTGTGATTGGAGCCCAACGAGATTCCTGGGGTCCTGGAGCAGCAAAGGCTGGTGTGGGAACAGTCATGCTGCTGGAGCTTGCCCGTGCAATTTCTTCCATGGTAAAAACAG gTGGCTATAAGCCCAGAAGAAGCATTGTCTTTGCCAGTTGGAGTGCAGGAGAATTTGGAGCTGTTGGTGTCACTGAGTGGTTGGAG GGTTATTCTGCCACACTGCACACCAAAGCCTTTGCATACATCAACCTGGATGCTGCAGTTTTAG GTTCAAGAAACTTCAGGGTTTCTGCCAGCCCAATGCTGTACAAAATAGTGGAGCAGACTATGATGGAG GTGAAGTATCCAGAAAATAGAAGTCTGTATGACTACATTGGTTCTGACTGGACCAAAAAAGT TGTTCCCTTTCGTATGGATAATGCAGCTTTCCCTTTTCTAGCATATGCAGGAATCCCAGccatttcattcagtttctatGAT GATGAGGAAGGATATCCTTACATGGGCACCAAGCAGGACAGTTGGAGCAGACTTGCCTCATCTGTAACTCAGCTGGACAAGTTGCTTCAGACCGCTACAGAAGTGGCTGGCCAGATGGCTATTAAGATGACATATGATCACCAATTTTACCTGGACTATGAGCAATACAACCAGGAATTGCTCAACTTCATAATGAAGATTAGCCCATATAAACAAGAGATAAAA GGAATGAATCTGACCCTTCAGTGGCTGTATTCTGCCCGTGGTGACTTCAGTCGAGCTACAGCTGCGCTGACAAGAGACTTCAAAAACACTGACCTTAACAACAAGCTCCTCTGCCGCTTGGTGAATGACCGCATCATGAAA GTGGAGTACCACTTCCTTTCTCCATATGTGTCTCCAAAGGATACTCCTCTACGTCATATCTTCTTTGGCTCTGGTTCCCACACTCTGTCAGCTTTGCTGGATCACTTGAGCCTCCGGAAGACCAACCCAAGTGCCTTTAACCCAGACCTGTTCAAGAATCAACTGGCTCTGGCAACCTGGACTATTCAGAGTGCTGCTAATGCCTTATCTGGTGACATTTGGAACATAGACAATGAGTTTTAA